The Bacteroidota bacterium DNA segment CACAGTTTCACAATATGAAAAAATTACTATTGGTATTGGCAATTATCGCTTCCTCCTCATTGGCATTTGCCCAGGACACTTTAAAATGCGGTAATACAGAAAGAGATAATTACCTATTAGCAACAGATCCTATTTATGCCGCTAACCGGAAATCAATTGAAGATTTTACTGCAAAGTATTTAGCCAAGCAAAATAATACCGGTGCAGGAAGAAGCGGCGAGGTAATAGTGATACCTTGTGTAATACATGTAGTATATAAAAATGCTACTGAAAATATTACCGATGAACAAGCTTATTCACAAATAGAGGCATTGAATCTCGACTTTAGAAGATTAAATCCCGATGCTTCAGAAACACCGGCAGAATTTGCTTCCGTTGCCTCAGATTTAGAAATTGAATTTTGCATTGCTACGGTTGACCCTGAGGGAAATCCTACTAACGGTATTGTGCGTGTTTCAACAGCAGTACCTAGTTTCAGCACCAGTGATGATATAAAATATACTGCAAGTGGCGGTTCCGATGCATGGCCTGCAGATGAATATTTAAATCTTTGGTGTGGTGATCTCGGTTCCTCATTATTAGGTTATGCGCAATTTCCCGGAGGCGCAGATGCTACCGATGGAGTAGTAGTAAATTATACAGCCTTTGGAACTGAAGGCACTGTGATAGCACCTTATAATCTTGGAAGAACAGCTTCTCATGAAGTAGGGCATTGGTTAAACTTATTACACATTTGGGGTGATGATGGTGGTGGATGCGGTGGCTCAGATTTTTGTGATGACACTCCAAATCAGGCAGGTGAAAATTATGGTTGTCCTACTTATCCATTAGCAGACGATTGCAGTGAATCTGTACAATTCCAAAACTTTATGGACTATACCGATGATGCGTGTTATAATATGTTTACTGAAGATCAGAAATCAAGAGCACAAGCATTATTTGCACCCGGTGGCGCAAGATATGATTTGGGTAATTCACTTAAATGCGTTGCTTATGATTATGATGTGCAAGCAGTACAAATAATTACTCCTGTGGGCACTTATTGTTATTCCACTTTTAATCCGGTTATCGAAATTAGAAATATTGGATTTGCTGATATGACAAGTTGCGAAATTTTATATTCTGTGGATGGAGCCACAGCTACTACTTATTACTGGACAGGTTTACTAGGAACTTACGAAGCAGAAGAAGTTACATTGCCAAGTATTTCTTTGGGTGATGGTGCGCATACACTTTCTATTACAGTTCAAAATCCAAGTGGCTTTACAGATGAGAACATCGTAAATAATTTTATCAGTGGAAGTTTCTTTATAAATACATTCGGACTTACACTTCCTTTAATTCAAGGTTTCGAAACTACCGGATTCCCTTACACCGGATATACAGTTACAAATCCTGATGGCACTTATACTTGGGAAAGAACTACTGCTGCCGCAAAAACAGGGTCAGCATCTGTATTTATGAATTATTATGATTATTCTGCCTACGGTGCCGTTGATGAATTATCAATGCCTGCATATAATATGTCAGGAGTTACTGCAGCGTATTTAAATTTTGATGTTGCTTACGCCAACTATTCTCCCGATGGTGAATATTCAGATTCATTACAAGTATTAGTGAGTTCTGATTGTGGTGTTACATGGACAAGTATTTATTATAAATCATTCCCCGAATTAAATACTGCTCCTTCCATAGGATCTGCATTTATTCCATCTCAAGATCAATGGCGTACAGAAGGTGTGAGCCTGACGCCATATGTGGGAGATAAATTAGTAGTAAAATTCAGAGCTGTTTGTCAATGGGAAAACAATATGTATTTGGATAATATCAATATTGCATCCGGAACTCTTGCAGTAAATAATATGGATAACAATGCATGGATAGAAGTGTATCCAAATCCTGCAATGGATTGGTTAAATATCACCTTTAATATTTCAGAAGATACTGAGGCTGATATTCAAATTGTAAATATGCTTGGCGAAGTAGTTTATACTGATGCTGTTAAATTCACTCCGGGTATGATTAATCAATCTTCATTACCGGTGATGGGATTACCATCAGGATATTATTCAATAAGAATTATTGGAAATCATTTCTCATCAAGCAGAAGTTTTATCAAACAATAAATTCAATTATTTAAAATATTTAAAAGGCGCTTAACGGCGTCTTTTTTTATTGCTGTTGGGTAGTGTTATTTTTACAAGTATGCTGAATCTGGAAGAGTTTAGAAATTATTGCCTGGCAATGCCGGGTGCTACTGAAGAATTACCCTTTGGTCCGGATACGCTGGTGTTTAAAGTAATGGGGAAAATATTTGCCCTTACAGGATTGGATAGCGAAACATTCAGCATAAATCTAAAATACACCAGTGAAGAAATAGAAGAATTGCGATCTAAACATCCGGCAATTACACCCGGCTATCACATGAATAAAAATCATTGGAATACAGTGCTTGTGGATGGTAGTATTGCAAAAAAAGAATTGTTGCGATTAATAGATATCTCCTATCAATTAATTGTAAATGGTTTACCAAAAAAATTACAGGCAGAACTAAACGCATTGTAATGGAGAACACCGTTCTATTTGAAGACAATCATTTAATTGCTGTATTAAAAAAATCTGGTGATATTTCGCAAAGTGATAAAACCGGCGACATACCAATTAACGAAAAAATAAAAGCGTATCTAAAATTAAAATACAACAAACCCGGTAATGTTTATCTGGGATTAATTCATCGTCTCGACCGGCCGGTTAGTGGTGTCATGCTATTTGCAAAAACGAGCAAAGCTTCCGCAAGAATGTCGGAAATAATTAAGACAAGAGCTTTTAAAAAAATCTATTGGGCAGTAGTAAAAAATGCACCACTTAAGACAGAAGATACACTTGAAGATTATTTATTGAAAGACGAAAAAAAAAATAAATCTTTTATTGTTTCAAAAGATAAAGCAAATGCAAAGCAAGCAGTTTTACATTACAAACACATTGCAAGCAGCGACACTTATCATTTGTTGGAAGTAGAATTAGAAACCGGTCGACATCACCAGATTCGTGCACAGTTAGCACATATTGGTTGTGCTATAAAAGGTGATCTAAAATATGGTTTTTCCAGATCAAATCCGGATGGCTCCATTCATTTACATGCGTATAGCATAAGTTTCAAACATCCAATAAGTAAAGTAGATATTTATATAAAAGCATTACCCGGTGAAGATCCTGTTTGGAATGCATTGATAAGTAATATCTGAATTTAATAATTATTTCTCACGGAAATAATGAATGCCCACATTTAATCCAAAAAAGAAATTATGTGAAGCTTCATAATCATCACGAAAACGTGTTTCTTCTGCATTATTATCACTTAATCCGTAATACATTTTTATAGCAGGGGTAACATATAAATTATCATTCACAAAAATATCTACACCAAGATCTAATTGCACGCCCATATCCATATTATTAAAAAATGCTTTTGCATCTTCCGATTCGGGAGTTGTTGCAAACGCCGGTATTGCCTGTGCAATTAGTTCCAAAGGAATATCCACCAGAACTCCATCATCCTTTACATCCGCTTCATAAGATTGACTTGCAGATAATAAGAAACCAAACGAAGGACCTATCATTGCATGAAAAGCAATCTTTTCACTCTTGTTTCTATTAGAGGTAAAACGATACATAACAGGTATCTGCAAATAATTTAAATCTACATAGCGATAAGTAGCTACTCTCACATCATCCCCCGCATTATTTGTAGGACCAAAATCCCATACTTTACCATAATAATCCTGACCCATTCCAACAAAATCAATTT contains these protein-coding regions:
- a CDS encoding MmcQ/YjbR family DNA-binding protein, which translates into the protein MNLEEFRNYCLAMPGATEELPFGPDTLVFKVMGKIFALTGLDSETFSINLKYTSEEIEELRSKHPAITPGYHMNKNHWNTVLVDGSIAKKELLRLIDISYQLIVNGLPKKLQAELNAL
- a CDS encoding PorT family protein, with the protein product MKHHFLIALFLVTSITLSAQSWHVGTNLGVNSVWILNQNNYGFSELDYEYKFGGFGGLAGGYNFNAHSGIQLEIDFVGMGQDYYGKVWDFGPTNNAGDDVRVATYRYVDLNYLQIPVMYRFTSNRNKSEKIAFHAMIGPSFGFLLSASQSYEADVKDDGVLVDIPLELIAQAIPAFATTPESEDAKAFFNNMDMGVQLDLGVDIFVNDNLYVTPAIKMYYGLSDNNAEETRFRDDYEASHNFFFGLNVGIHYFREK
- a CDS encoding T9SS type A sorting domain-containing protein, with protein sequence MKKLLLVLAIIASSSLAFAQDTLKCGNTERDNYLLATDPIYAANRKSIEDFTAKYLAKQNNTGAGRSGEVIVIPCVIHVVYKNATENITDEQAYSQIEALNLDFRRLNPDASETPAEFASVASDLEIEFCIATVDPEGNPTNGIVRVSTAVPSFSTSDDIKYTASGGSDAWPADEYLNLWCGDLGSSLLGYAQFPGGADATDGVVVNYTAFGTEGTVIAPYNLGRTASHEVGHWLNLLHIWGDDGGGCGGSDFCDDTPNQAGENYGCPTYPLADDCSESVQFQNFMDYTDDACYNMFTEDQKSRAQALFAPGGARYDLGNSLKCVAYDYDVQAVQIITPVGTYCYSTFNPVIEIRNIGFADMTSCEILYSVDGATATTYYWTGLLGTYEAEEVTLPSISLGDGAHTLSITVQNPSGFTDENIVNNFISGSFFINTFGLTLPLIQGFETTGFPYTGYTVTNPDGTYTWERTTAAAKTGSASVFMNYYDYSAYGAVDELSMPAYNMSGVTAAYLNFDVAYANYSPDGEYSDSLQVLVSSDCGVTWTSIYYKSFPELNTAPSIGSAFIPSQDQWRTEGVSLTPYVGDKLVVKFRAVCQWENNMYLDNINIASGTLAVNNMDNNAWIEVYPNPAMDWLNITFNISEDTEADIQIVNMLGEVVYTDAVKFTPGMINQSSLPVMGLPSGYYSIRIIGNHFSSSRSFIKQ
- a CDS encoding RNA pseudouridine synthase, giving the protein MENTVLFEDNHLIAVLKKSGDISQSDKTGDIPINEKIKAYLKLKYNKPGNVYLGLIHRLDRPVSGVMLFAKTSKASARMSEIIKTRAFKKIYWAVVKNAPLKTEDTLEDYLLKDEKKNKSFIVSKDKANAKQAVLHYKHIASSDTYHLLEVELETGRHHQIRAQLAHIGCAIKGDLKYGFSRSNPDGSIHLHAYSISFKHPISKVDIYIKALPGEDPVWNALISNI